One Gordonia mangrovi genomic region harbors:
- a CDS encoding cytochrome P450, translated as MTTSAEQTFDEIDFTDPLLLERGLPLREFAERRATAPVWWNPQAIGPAFFDDEGFWVVSRHADIRAISKDTATWSNWAKGAVMRMPETSTREQVEASRAFLLNMDPPEHTRMRKIVSRMFTPRAVATLEESLARHAREVVSNAAQTGTGNFVEDIAIHLPLRAILDLLGVPESDHAYLCELADSMVNPDDPDSKYDPFTANVEMLNYASAMAEDRRTTPRDDIVTVLVQADIDGHALSETEFGLFVILLVIAGNETTRNAISNGINAFLDNPGQWDLYRRERPATAVDEAIRWATPVHCFQRTATCDTEVGGVPIAAGQRVGLFYSSANYDEEVFDDPFAFDITRDPNPHLSFGGNGAHFCIGANLARLEVNTMFNTLADIVPDMTKLAEPQRVRSGWLNGVKDLQVSYRPDGR; from the coding sequence ATGACGACATCGGCCGAGCAGACCTTCGACGAGATCGATTTCACCGACCCCCTGCTGCTTGAGCGTGGTCTGCCGTTGCGCGAGTTCGCCGAACGACGCGCGACGGCCCCGGTCTGGTGGAACCCTCAGGCGATCGGACCGGCGTTCTTCGACGACGAGGGGTTCTGGGTCGTCTCCCGGCATGCCGACATCCGAGCGATCTCCAAAGACACCGCCACGTGGTCGAACTGGGCCAAGGGTGCGGTCATGCGCATGCCCGAGACATCTACGCGCGAGCAGGTGGAGGCTTCCCGCGCGTTCCTGCTCAACATGGATCCGCCCGAGCACACGCGGATGCGCAAGATCGTCTCGCGGATGTTCACGCCCCGAGCCGTCGCCACACTCGAGGAATCCCTCGCCCGGCACGCCAGGGAGGTGGTCTCGAACGCTGCGCAGACCGGCACCGGCAACTTCGTCGAGGACATCGCGATCCACCTGCCGCTGCGGGCAATCCTCGATCTACTGGGCGTGCCCGAGAGTGACCACGCGTATCTGTGCGAACTCGCCGACTCGATGGTCAACCCCGACGACCCGGACAGCAAATACGATCCGTTCACCGCCAACGTCGAGATGCTGAACTACGCCTCTGCGATGGCCGAGGACCGACGCACCACTCCGCGCGACGACATCGTCACCGTGCTGGTACAGGCCGACATCGACGGCCATGCGCTGAGCGAGACCGAGTTCGGCCTGTTCGTCATCCTGCTCGTCATCGCCGGAAACGAGACGACCCGAAATGCGATCAGCAACGGCATCAACGCATTTCTCGACAACCCCGGGCAGTGGGACCTGTATCGACGTGAGCGTCCCGCGACCGCCGTCGACGAGGCCATCCGGTGGGCGACACCGGTGCACTGCTTCCAGCGCACCGCGACATGTGACACCGAGGTCGGCGGGGTGCCCATCGCCGCGGGCCAGCGTGTCGGATTGTTCTACAGCTCAGCCAATTACGACGAGGAGGTGTTCGACGACCCGTTCGCCTTCGACATCACCCGCGACCCCAATCCGCACCTGAGCTTCGGCGGCAACGGCGCGCACTTCTGTATCGGCGCCAATCTGGCGCGACTCGAGGTGAACACCATGTTCAACACGCTCGCCGACATCGTTCCCGACATGACCAAACTCGCCGAGCCGCAACGTGTTCGCTCGGGTTGGCTCAATGGCGTCAAGGATCTGCAGGTGTCCTACCGACCGGATGGACGATGA
- a CDS encoding cytochrome P450, producing the protein MTQAQGATTGADSGGATAGYPFMEQEGWDFTNPELLEKGIPVEEFAQLRRTAPVWWNAQLPGKGGGFHDGGYWVVSKHAHIREISKNNDDWSTATNGVIMRFDDEMTQDQLDVTKALLINHDPPDHTRLRKLVSKAFTPRAVHSLEEKLDNAARTIVSKAAEKGTGDFVHDVAVDLPLLAIADLLGVPEEDRGKLFDWSNNMMNYDDPEFGEDPEMASAEILGYGYTMAEARRKNPVDDIVSTLVNADIDGQSLDETEFGFFFILLTVAGNETTRNAISHGMNAFLDHPDQWELFKRERPATAVDEIVRWATPVNCFQRTAKRDTQIGGVDVAEGERVGLFYGSANYDEDVFDKPFDFNILRDPNPHVGFGGNGAHFCVGANLARMEINLMFNAIADLVPDISKLESPRRLRHGWINGVKELQVDYGTK; encoded by the coding sequence GTGACCCAGGCACAGGGTGCGACGACCGGCGCCGATTCGGGGGGCGCTACGGCCGGTTATCCGTTCATGGAGCAGGAGGGCTGGGACTTCACGAACCCGGAACTGCTCGAGAAGGGCATTCCGGTGGAGGAGTTCGCCCAGCTCCGCAGAACGGCTCCCGTCTGGTGGAACGCCCAGCTGCCGGGGAAGGGCGGCGGTTTTCACGACGGCGGGTACTGGGTGGTGTCCAAGCACGCCCACATCCGCGAGATCTCGAAGAACAACGACGACTGGTCGACCGCCACCAACGGCGTCATCATGCGCTTCGACGACGAGATGACCCAGGATCAGCTCGACGTCACCAAGGCGCTGTTGATCAACCACGATCCGCCCGACCACACCCGGCTGCGCAAGCTGGTCTCCAAGGCCTTCACGCCGCGCGCGGTGCATTCGCTGGAGGAGAAGCTCGACAACGCCGCGCGCACGATCGTGAGCAAGGCCGCCGAGAAGGGGACCGGCGACTTCGTCCATGATGTCGCCGTCGACCTGCCGCTGCTGGCCATCGCCGACCTGCTCGGTGTGCCCGAAGAGGACCGCGGCAAGTTGTTCGACTGGTCGAACAACATGATGAACTACGACGACCCGGAGTTCGGTGAGGACCCGGAGATGGCGTCCGCGGAGATCCTGGGATACGGCTACACGATGGCCGAGGCGCGGCGGAAGAACCCGGTCGACGACATCGTCTCGACCTTGGTGAACGCCGACATCGATGGTCAGTCCCTCGACGAGACCGAGTTCGGGTTCTTCTTCATCCTGCTGACCGTCGCGGGCAACGAGACCACACGCAACGCCATCAGCCACGGCATGAACGCCTTCCTCGACCACCCGGATCAGTGGGAGCTGTTCAAGAGAGAACGGCCCGCGACCGCGGTCGACGAGATCGTCAGATGGGCGACACCGGTCAACTGCTTCCAGCGGACTGCCAAGCGCGACACGCAGATCGGTGGAGTCGACGTCGCCGAGGGGGAGCGCGTCGGGCTGTTCTATGGCTCGGCCAACTACGACGAGGACGTCTTCGACAAGCCGTTCGACTTCAACATCCTGCGCGATCCCAACCCGCATGTCGGGTTCGGCGGCAACGGTGCGCACTTCTGCGTCGGCGCCAACCTGGCCCGCATGGAGATCAACCTGATGTTCAACGCCATCGCCGACTTGGTGCCCGACATCAGCAAACTCGAGTCGCCGCGCCGGCTGCGCCATGGCTGGATCAACGGTGTGAAAGAACTCCAGGTCGACTACGGCACGAAATGA
- a CDS encoding Zn-ribbon domain-containing OB-fold protein: MSTSTTAPRPAPASPVAEVPAPQSEILSAPLTNSFAYTRSLGPVLSQFALALRDGRIVGSKSSDGTVSVPPREFDPIGGAKTTELVDVASVGTVVTWSWQPQPLAPQPLDKPFAWALIKLDGADTALLHAVAVDSPADISTGLRVHAVWKAARIGRIDDIACFAPGDTADAVPANEAENSDDELIVMPTPISTEIIHSATEEESWYLEGLKAGKLYGSRIGSGVDAGRVYFPPKAVSPSDGSAAVERVELADTGIVTTFCIVNVPFQGQRIKPPYVAAYVLLDGTDIPFLHLILDCEASDVRMGMRVQAVWQPEEERELSMGSISHFRPTGEPDADYESYREFL; this comes from the coding sequence GTGAGCACCAGCACAACTGCACCCCGCCCTGCCCCGGCGAGTCCGGTCGCCGAGGTTCCCGCGCCACAGTCGGAGATCCTGTCCGCGCCGCTGACGAACTCCTTCGCATACACGCGCTCGCTCGGACCGGTCCTGAGCCAGTTCGCCCTCGCCCTGCGCGACGGACGGATCGTGGGATCGAAGAGCAGCGATGGCACGGTGTCGGTGCCGCCGCGCGAGTTCGACCCGATCGGCGGCGCGAAGACCACCGAGCTGGTCGACGTCGCCTCGGTGGGCACCGTCGTCACCTGGTCGTGGCAACCGCAGCCGCTGGCGCCGCAACCCCTCGACAAGCCCTTCGCCTGGGCGCTGATCAAGCTCGACGGTGCCGATACGGCACTGCTGCATGCGGTTGCGGTGGACTCGCCTGCCGACATCTCGACCGGCCTACGGGTTCATGCCGTCTGGAAGGCGGCCCGCATCGGTCGTATCGACGACATCGCCTGCTTCGCGCCCGGTGACACCGCCGACGCGGTACCGGCGAACGAGGCCGAGAACTCCGACGACGAACTCATCGTCATGCCGACCCCCATCAGCACCGAGATCATCCACTCGGCCACCGAGGAGGAGTCCTGGTATCTCGAGGGACTGAAGGCCGGCAAGCTGTACGGGTCGCGGATCGGGTCCGGGGTGGATGCCGGGCGCGTCTACTTCCCACCGAAGGCGGTCAGCCCGTCCGACGGTTCGGCCGCGGTGGAGCGAGTCGAGTTGGCCGACACCGGGATCGTGACCACGTTCTGCATCGTCAACGTGCCCTTCCAGGGTCAGCGGATCAAGCCACCGTACGTGGCCGCCTACGTGCTCCTCGACGGCACCGACATTCCGTTCCTGCACCTGATCCTCGACTGCGAGGCCTCGGACGTACGCATGGGCATGCGCGTTCAGGCCGTCTGGCAGCCCGAGGAGGAGCGAGAACTGTCCATGGGCAGCATCAGCCACTTCCGTCCGACCGGTGAACCCGACGCCGACTACGAGTCCTATCGCGAGTTCCTGTGA
- a CDS encoding nuclear transport factor 2 family protein — MTTQEKETPAYLNIDRENHPAVVAGRRSREFVAARDKQAWVENFAAEGSVEDPVGPSMFDPEGKGFHGHEQIAEFWDKSIATTESIEFVFDDEIICGNEVAYVGKIVTHIAGHVSEAHGVFTYRADANGKMSALRAFWEVEKTIASVRPV; from the coding sequence ATGACCACGCAGGAAAAGGAGACGCCGGCCTACCTGAACATCGACCGGGAGAATCATCCCGCGGTGGTGGCGGGACGCCGGTCCCGCGAGTTCGTCGCCGCGCGCGACAAGCAGGCGTGGGTGGAGAACTTCGCCGCCGAGGGATCGGTGGAGGATCCGGTGGGGCCCTCGATGTTCGACCCGGAAGGCAAGGGATTCCACGGGCACGAACAGATCGCAGAGTTCTGGGACAAGTCGATCGCCACCACCGAGAGCATCGAATTCGTCTTCGACGACGAGATCATCTGCGGCAACGAGGTCGCCTACGTCGGCAAGATCGTCACCCACATCGCCGGGCATGTGTCCGAGGCGCACGGCGTGTTCACCTATCGCGCCGACGCCAACGGGAAGATGAGCGCGCTGCGCGCGTTCTGGGAGGTCGAGAAAACGATCGCGTCGGTCAGGCCTGTCTAA
- a CDS encoding TetR/AcrR family transcriptional regulator, with translation MRTHGWGGRVPVNDDEARARILEATRTTIDRRGTSTGLADVARELGVTRQTVYRYYAGIDELLAATAVQAVDALLERIAVRLRGIEQPDVAVVEGLVAVRDELRDDDYVGLLLRADRVSAPVVGEFTSELGRTFARSIIDRMDVDWTACGYTDDDLGTLIEILLRTLQSMVLDPSDRDGDDMRRFLDAWAGAAVRAMPTGG, from the coding sequence ATGCGTACCCACGGGTGGGGTGGTCGGGTCCCGGTCAACGACGACGAGGCGCGGGCACGGATTCTCGAGGCCACCCGAACCACGATCGACCGGCGCGGCACGTCGACGGGCCTTGCCGATGTCGCGCGCGAACTCGGTGTCACCCGGCAGACCGTCTACCGGTACTACGCGGGCATCGACGAATTGCTCGCCGCGACCGCGGTACAGGCCGTCGATGCGCTGCTCGAACGGATCGCGGTGCGGCTGCGCGGTATCGAGCAGCCCGATGTGGCGGTGGTCGAGGGCCTGGTAGCGGTTCGCGACGAGCTCCGCGACGACGACTACGTCGGTCTGTTGCTCCGTGCCGACCGGGTGAGCGCGCCCGTCGTCGGTGAGTTCACCTCCGAGCTCGGCCGGACCTTCGCGCGCTCGATCATCGACCGGATGGACGTCGACTGGACGGCGTGCGGCTACACCGACGACGATCTCGGAACCCTCATCGAGATCCTGCTGCGCACACTGCAATCCATGGTGCTCGACCCGAGCGACCGTGACGGCGACGACATGCGTCGCTTCCTGGACGCGTGGGCCGGTGCGGCGGTGCGGGCGATGCCGACCGGTGGTTGA
- a CDS encoding LLM class F420-dependent oxidoreductase yields the protein MKLGLQLGYWGAGPIGNAPELIAAAEDAGFDAVFTAESWGSDTYTPLAWWGAATERIRLGTAVSQLSARPPTSLAMAALTLDHLSNGRHIIGLGVSGPQVVEGWYGQPFGKPLARTREYVQVIRDVLAREDRVTNGGPHYPLPYPAESPGSSGLGKPLKSITHPLRADIPIWLGAEGPMNVAQTAEIADGWLAIFYSLRLADQYEQWLAEGFARPGARHTRDDFEVAATVQVVITDDVSAAVERYRPSTALYVGGMGAKEKNFHAELYRRMGYGDAVDEIGALFREGRKVEAMAAVPDEMVRETMIAGTADEVRAQIKQWEAAGVSMLMVTARDVATIRQLATLV from the coding sequence GTGAAGCTCGGACTGCAGCTCGGATACTGGGGTGCCGGCCCCATCGGCAATGCCCCGGAGCTCATCGCGGCCGCGGAGGACGCCGGCTTCGATGCGGTGTTCACGGCCGAGTCGTGGGGATCGGACACCTACACTCCGTTGGCCTGGTGGGGAGCAGCGACCGAGCGGATCCGACTCGGTACGGCCGTCTCGCAGCTGTCCGCGCGGCCGCCGACATCACTGGCGATGGCGGCGCTGACCCTCGACCACCTGTCGAACGGCCGGCACATCATCGGCCTGGGCGTCTCGGGGCCACAGGTGGTCGAGGGGTGGTACGGGCAACCGTTCGGGAAACCGTTGGCGCGCACCCGTGAGTACGTCCAGGTGATCCGCGACGTTCTGGCCCGCGAGGATCGGGTGACCAACGGTGGGCCGCACTACCCGCTGCCGTACCCGGCCGAGTCGCCCGGATCGAGCGGACTCGGCAAGCCGCTCAAGTCGATCACGCATCCGCTGCGCGCCGACATCCCGATCTGGCTCGGCGCCGAGGGACCCATGAACGTCGCGCAGACCGCCGAGATCGCCGACGGATGGCTAGCCATCTTCTACAGCCTGCGTCTGGCCGATCAGTACGAGCAGTGGCTGGCCGAGGGTTTCGCGCGGCCGGGTGCGCGGCATACTCGCGACGACTTCGAGGTGGCGGCCACGGTGCAGGTGGTCATCACCGACGACGTGTCCGCCGCGGTCGAGCGATATCGTCCGTCGACCGCGCTCTACGTCGGCGGTATGGGCGCCAAGGAGAAGAACTTTCACGCCGAGCTGTATCGGCGGATGGGCTACGGCGACGCCGTCGACGAGATCGGGGCGCTGTTCCGCGAGGGCCGGAAGGTCGAGGCGATGGCAGCGGTCCCCGACGAAATGGTGCGCGAGACGATGATCGCCGGCACGGCCGACGAGGTGCGTGCGCAGATCAAGCAGTGGGAGGCCGCGGGCGTGAGCATGTTGATGGTGACCGCACGTGATGTGGCAACGATCCGGCAGTTGGCGACGCTGGTGTGA
- a CDS encoding steroid 3-ketoacyl-CoA thiolase, translated as MGVPVIVEAARTPIGKRAGWLSGLHAEELLGMTQRGLIEKAGIDPSIVEQAIGGCVTQAGAQAGNITRKAWLSAGLPEHVGATTIDCQCGSAQQANHLIAGLIATDTIDVGIACGVETMTMVPLGANVGSDAGPYHAESWNVEMPNQFASAERIAERRGITRADTDALGERSQRLAKQAWAEGRFDREVLSLKAPERTKEGELTGKILDVSRDQGLRDTTLESLAALKPVLDGGIHTAGTSSQISDGAASVLIMDEAKARALGLTPRARFVAQALVGAEPYYHLDGPVQSTERVLEKSGMSLSDIDIVEINEAFASVVLSWAQVHQADMDKVNVNGGAIALGHPVGSTGSRLITTALHELERADKQTALITMCAGGALSTATIIERI; from the coding sequence ATGGGTGTGCCGGTGATCGTGGAGGCGGCGCGTACGCCGATCGGAAAACGGGCCGGATGGCTGTCGGGTCTGCATGCCGAGGAACTCCTGGGGATGACCCAGCGCGGCCTGATCGAGAAGGCCGGCATCGATCCGTCGATCGTGGAGCAGGCCATTGGCGGCTGCGTGACGCAGGCGGGCGCGCAGGCCGGCAACATCACCCGCAAGGCGTGGCTCTCGGCCGGACTGCCCGAGCACGTCGGTGCGACGACCATCGACTGCCAGTGCGGTTCGGCCCAGCAGGCCAATCACCTGATCGCCGGACTGATCGCCACCGACACCATCGATGTGGGTATCGCCTGTGGCGTGGAGACCATGACCATGGTCCCGCTGGGCGCGAACGTCGGCTCCGATGCCGGCCCGTATCACGCGGAGTCGTGGAACGTCGAGATGCCCAATCAGTTCGCCTCCGCCGAACGCATCGCCGAGCGCCGGGGCATCACCCGAGCCGACACCGACGCGCTGGGCGAACGCAGTCAGCGACTGGCGAAGCAGGCCTGGGCAGAAGGACGCTTCGATCGAGAAGTGCTGTCCCTCAAGGCCCCCGAGCGCACCAAGGAGGGCGAGCTCACCGGAAAGATCCTCGACGTCAGTCGCGACCAGGGTCTGCGCGACACCACGCTGGAATCACTGGCCGCGCTGAAGCCGGTGCTCGATGGCGGCATCCACACGGCGGGAACGTCGTCGCAGATCTCCGACGGCGCTGCCTCGGTCCTCATCATGGACGAGGCCAAGGCCCGTGCACTCGGACTCACCCCACGCGCGCGGTTCGTGGCACAAGCGCTGGTGGGCGCAGAACCGTACTACCACCTCGACGGCCCGGTCCAGTCCACCGAGCGGGTGCTGGAGAAGTCCGGGATGTCGCTGTCGGACATCGACATCGTGGAGATCAACGAGGCATTCGCCTCGGTCGTCCTCAGTTGGGCGCAGGTGCACCAGGCCGACATGGACAAGGTCAACGTCAACGGTGGCGCGATTGCGCTGGGACACCCGGTGGGCAGCACGGGTTCCCGGCTCATCACCACGGCGCTGCACGAACTCGAACGGGCCGACAAGCAGACGGCGTTGATCACGATGTGCGCCGGCGGGGCATTGTCGACCGCCACCATCATCGAGCGGATCTGA
- a CDS encoding thiolase domain-containing protein, translating to MAHNNRAAVLGTGQTKYVAKRHDVTMAGMCREAIDAALADAQVSIDDVDAIVIGKAPDLFEGSMMPELAMAEALGAVGKRMIRVHTAGSVGGSTANVAASLVFAGVHKRVLAVAWEKQSESNAMWALSIPVPFTKPVGAGAGGFFAPHVRAYIRQSGAPEHIGAMVAAKDRRNGSLNPLAHLQQSDLTVEKVMSSQMLWDPIRYDETCPSSDGACAVVIGAEDVADAAVAGGNPVAWIHATAMRTEPLAFAHRNVVNPQASRDAAAALWKAGGIDNPIEEIDAAEVYVPFSWFEPMWLESLGFAAEGEGWKLTEAGETEIGGRIPLNASGGVLSSNPIGASGMIRFAEAAIQVMGKAGAHQVPDARKALGHAYGGGSQYFSMWLVGASKPTH from the coding sequence ATGGCCCACAACAATCGCGCAGCAGTCCTGGGCACCGGCCAGACCAAGTACGTCGCCAAGCGTCACGACGTCACGATGGCCGGCATGTGCCGGGAGGCCATCGACGCCGCCCTGGCCGACGCCCAGGTGTCCATCGACGATGTCGACGCCATCGTGATCGGCAAAGCGCCCGACCTGTTCGAGGGGTCGATGATGCCCGAACTGGCGATGGCCGAGGCACTCGGCGCCGTCGGCAAGCGAATGATTCGGGTGCACACGGCCGGGTCTGTGGGCGGATCGACGGCCAACGTGGCCGCATCGCTCGTGTTCGCCGGGGTGCACAAGCGTGTCCTTGCCGTTGCCTGGGAGAAGCAGTCCGAGTCGAATGCCATGTGGGCGTTGTCGATCCCCGTTCCATTCACCAAACCGGTCGGCGCTGGTGCCGGCGGGTTCTTCGCCCCGCACGTGCGTGCCTACATCCGCCAATCGGGCGCCCCCGAACACATCGGCGCGATGGTCGCCGCCAAGGACCGCCGTAACGGTTCACTCAATCCGCTGGCCCATCTGCAGCAGTCGGATCTCACCGTCGAGAAGGTGATGAGCAGCCAGATGCTGTGGGACCCGATCCGCTACGACGAGACGTGCCCGTCGTCGGATGGGGCGTGCGCGGTGGTGATCGGCGCCGAGGACGTGGCCGATGCCGCCGTCGCGGGCGGCAACCCGGTGGCATGGATTCATGCCACGGCGATGCGCACCGAACCCCTCGCGTTCGCCCACCGTAACGTGGTGAACCCGCAGGCCAGCCGCGACGCTGCTGCCGCCCTCTGGAAAGCCGGCGGCATCGACAATCCGATCGAGGAGATCGACGCCGCCGAGGTGTACGTGCCGTTCTCGTGGTTCGAACCGATGTGGCTGGAGAGCCTCGGATTCGCTGCCGAAGGTGAAGGCTGGAAACTCACCGAGGCCGGCGAAACCGAGATCGGTGGCCGCATCCCGCTCAACGCCTCCGGCGGCGTGCTGTCGTCCAATCCGATCGGCGCATCCGGCATGATCCGCTTCGCCGAGGCCGCAATCCAGGTGATGGGCAAAGCCGGCGCACATCAGGTCCCCGACGCCCGCAAGGCCCTCGGCCACGCCTACGGCGGTGGCTCGCAGTACTTCTCGATGTGGCTGGTCGGGGCCTCCAAGCCCACCCACTAG
- a CDS encoding nitroreductase family deazaflavin-dependent oxidoreductase: MPVMDPANRPKQLGSPVVQSLIKVGSRLNTRLYKVTGGRLGKYWRVGAGFGKPVPVCLLTTTGRKTGEPRTAPLIFLRKGDTFILVASQGGLPKNPAWYLNLVADPAVTIQLGKETFALTARTASDAERAELWPELVDTYADFDTYAAWTERTIPVVICEPR, from the coding sequence ATGCCGGTCATGGATCCGGCCAATCGGCCGAAACAGTTGGGTTCACCGGTTGTCCAGTCGTTGATCAAGGTGGGCTCACGCCTGAACACCAGACTCTACAAGGTAACCGGGGGCCGGCTCGGCAAGTATTGGCGCGTCGGCGCGGGATTCGGCAAACCCGTTCCGGTCTGCCTGCTCACCACGACCGGACGCAAGACAGGCGAACCCCGCACGGCGCCGCTGATCTTCCTGCGCAAGGGCGACACCTTCATCCTCGTCGCATCCCAGGGCGGACTACCCAAGAATCCGGCGTGGTACCTCAACCTCGTCGCCGATCCGGCAGTGACGATCCAACTCGGCAAAGAGACCTTCGCCCTCACCGCCCGGACCGCGTCGGACGCCGAACGCGCCGAACTATGGCCGGAACTCGTCGACACCTATGCCGATTTCGACACGTATGCCGCCTGGACGGAACGGACGATCCCGGTGGTGATCTGCGAGCCGCGCTGA
- a CDS encoding thiolase domain-containing protein, which produces MTLPRIAIVGFAHSPNIVGTHGTTNGVEMLIPCFSKLYADLGISRTDIEFWCSGSSDYLAGRAFSFISAIDSIGAMPPIHESHVEMDGAWALYEAWVKIATGEVDLALAYGFGKSTAGNMDQTLALQLDPYTVGPLWPDARSLGALQARAGLDAGTWTEADMAAVAARTSGSSVDDVLGADYVADPLRAHDIAPYTDAAAAVIIASERKARELVANPAFVTGWDHRIDTPNFGARNLTVSPSTKLAGDTAFGDRSRAVDVAEINASFTHQELIVRNALDLPDSVRINPSGGSLAGNSLFSAGLQRVGYAAHEILTGNAGTAVAHASSGPLLQQNMVVTLAGDEN; this is translated from the coding sequence GTGACCCTCCCCCGGATCGCGATCGTCGGGTTCGCGCACAGCCCGAACATCGTCGGGACGCACGGCACCACCAACGGCGTCGAGATGCTGATCCCCTGTTTCAGCAAGCTCTATGCCGACCTCGGCATCTCCCGCACCGACATCGAGTTCTGGTGCAGCGGCTCGTCGGACTACCTTGCCGGTCGAGCATTCTCGTTCATCTCGGCGATCGACTCGATCGGCGCGATGCCGCCGATCCACGAATCACACGTCGAGATGGACGGCGCCTGGGCGTTGTACGAGGCGTGGGTCAAGATCGCCACCGGCGAGGTCGACCTCGCCCTGGCTTACGGTTTCGGCAAGTCCACCGCAGGCAACATGGATCAGACTCTCGCCCTGCAGCTCGATCCGTACACCGTCGGGCCGCTGTGGCCCGACGCCCGATCACTGGGAGCGTTGCAGGCCCGTGCCGGCCTCGACGCCGGCACCTGGACCGAGGCGGATATGGCCGCCGTCGCCGCCCGCACCTCGGGCTCGTCGGTCGACGACGTGCTCGGCGCCGACTACGTGGCAGACCCGTTGCGCGCCCACGACATCGCCCCCTACACCGATGCTGCGGCCGCGGTCATCATCGCCAGTGAGCGCAAGGCCCGCGAACTGGTGGCCAATCCGGCTTTCGTCACCGGCTGGGATCACCGCATCGACACACCCAACTTCGGCGCTCGGAATCTGACCGTCTCGCCGTCGACGAAGCTGGCCGGCGACACCGCCTTCGGCGACCGCAGCCGCGCGGTCGACGTCGCCGAGATCAACGCGTCATTCACCCATCAGGAGCTGATCGTGCGTAACGCACTCGACCTCCCGGATTCGGTGCGCATCAACCCGTCCGGCGGCTCACTGGCGGGCAACTCGCTGTTCTCCGCCGGACTGCAGCGCGTCGGTTACGCGGCTCACGAGATCCTCACCGGCAACGCCGGCACCGCGGTGGCGCATGCGTCGAGCGGCCCACTGCTGCAGCAGAACATGGTGGTCACTCTGGCAGGAGACGAGAACTGA